In Snodgrassella alvi wkB2, the DNA window AGCCCCATGGTCCGTATACCATGACTGCATCGCCTACTTTAAAATCGGTTACTCCTTCGCCCAGTTCTTCAACCCATCCGGCATTTTCATGTCCCAGGGTAAATGCAGGAGCACCTGCAGGGATACCACTTTCGATCAGGTGTATATCTGAGTGGCACACGCCGGCTGCGCCGATTTTAATCAGCATTTCACCGGCTTTGGGTTTTGGTTTTTCGATTTCATCTATGCGGATATCGTGTTGTGCATGTAATCTGACAGCTTTCATGTTTTTCTCTTTTTCTGTTGATAAGATAAATATATAAGTTAATAGTTAATCAATTTGTTTAATTTGTGTCAAGTTACTAGTTTTTATTATATATTTTGTTTATTTTAATAGTTCTGTTTTTTTATGTTATTTTTAAATTAAATTTGTATTTTTCTGCTGATTTATCTGATTTTTTTATTCTGGATTTTGTTTAAATCTATAGTACAAATTTTTAAAATGTAAATAAAGCTGTATCAATTAAGATATTTTTGATATATGTCTCCTGATGAGTTTCATCATTGATACTAATCGATAACTGACTGGTGTTATTTATGATGATTAATATTTGATAGCTGATTCAAATAGATTTTTTCAGTGTTGGATTTGCAATTTGAAATAGCTGGTTTGCAATAATATTGATTGGGTCGGAAAACCATATGTAATAAATGTAATTGATTTGACTCTGGTGTCAGTAAAGCTATAAATCAGTTTGTACATTGGTGTTATGAGGTTGAATTCTGCTATTTTATAAAATGAAACAGGACGGTTGATTTTTAACCGTCCTGTTCTCATGTTGTTGATTTATGTCTAAGCTCAGTGCTGATAACCTTTATTGTATTTTTTCTCCAGCCATGAGAAGAACCAGCTTAAGGCGATGGTCATTATCAGATAGATTATGGCAATGGTGTATAGCGGTGTCTCGTAGTTAAGATAACGTCCGGCTGCTGCGCGGGCAGCAAAAGCTAGTTCGACTACGGCGATGGCGGATAAAAGTGAGCTGTCTTTAAGTAAGGTAATAAATTCGTTACCAATTGGCGGCAGCATACGGCGGATAGCCTGTGGCAGAATGACATAGCGCATGGCTTGTGTATAACTCAGACCAAGAGAGCGGGAGGCCTCGAATTGTCCGCGGTCTATTGATTGGATGCCTGCACGGAAAATCTCGGTAATGTAGGCTCCTGAATTAACTGAAAGTGCAAGTACGCCGGCAATCAGTGCACCGTAGCTGCGGCGCAGTTCGACAGCCAGATCGCCGCTGATAATCAGACCGTCAGCAGGGTTGATAAGCAGTGGAAACCAGACAAAATACCAGATGAAAATCTGTACAAACAGGGGGGTGCCGCGGAAAATGGTTACATAGAGCAGGGAAATCTGGCGCAATGACCATACGAAAGCACGCATGGGCAGCCCGCCTTTTTCAATGCGGATAATGCGTGCAAGGGCAAAAATCAGACCGAGAAGTGTGCCCATAAATGTGGAAATCAGGGTGACGCCGAGTGTTGTAAGCGCACCGTAATAAAACATTTCACGGTATTCGTAGATGATGTCAAAACGAAAGGCCATTGTGTTACCTAATAAATTTTCTGAGGTGTTGCTGGCTATTGATAGCCTTAGCGTCAGGTTGGCGGCTATTTTAGCAAGAAATAGGGGGATAACTGTATTAAAATTTGTTTGTTCTTGAGAATAAAGTGGATTTGATGGTTGAAACGGCTGGAAAATCCTGAGCAATTGCGCTGGCTAAGGTTAGCTGAAATGTTTACAATGATACGTTTT includes these proteins:
- a CDS encoding amino acid ABC transporter permease codes for the protein MAFRFDIIYEYREMFYYGALTTLGVTLISTFMGTLLGLIFALARIIRIEKGGLPMRAFVWSLRQISLLYVTIFRGTPLFVQIFIWYFVWFPLLINPADGLIISGDLAVELRRSYGALIAGVLALSVNSGAYITEIFRAGIQSIDRGQFEASRSLGLSYTQAMRYVILPQAIRRMLPPIGNEFITLLKDSSLLSAIAVVELAFAARAAAGRYLNYETPLYTIAIIYLIMTIALSWFFSWLEKKYNKGYQH